The genomic window AGAAAGCATACTGTCTCGTACAGTTGGAACAAAAGCATATTCCATGATTCTTTTAGTTCTTCTAAAACGGCCTGGCCGATACCTAGGTCTGAAGCTATCTTTCTGCCAGAATTTAAAGTCAGAAAGATGACTTTAAATACAGAATATAGCTTTCTCGACGTCATTGCTAAAGGTGCATATGGAAGAGTTTATAAGGTTCAGAGTCGGGAAAATAGACAAGTTTTTGCTTTGAAAGTTATTAGCAAAGCTAAAATTATCACCGAGAATGCCGTTACTCAGGCAAAACAGGAGGTATTACGATCTCTTTGGACATCTATATTACTATAGATATACAAAActaaataatcatattttataggTAGCTATACAAAGAATGGTCGGGCATCATCCCTTTATTGTAAATTCTACCCATAGATGGCAAAGTAGTAAAacgttatacatatgtaagtttattttatgatatataatgaatattttttggcataacattttacattatttacattCTGCAGTAACAGATTACATGTGCGGCGgggaattattttcattagtaGAGAAGTATGGGTGTTTGCCCGAACAAGTAGTTAGAATATATGTCGCCGAAGTTGCTTTAGCTATTggtaaaaatctataaaacaTATTTCAGATTTCGTCGTTTAACACTTGGCATTTCAtcataaaaaagtattatttgcTTTAAGATTTTTTACATAATGCTGGAGTGGTGCACAGAGATTTGAAagcaacaaatattttattggacGAAGAAGGGCATGCTATGATTATAGATTTTGGTTTATCCAAGTGGTTACATCGTACGCAAAGGACAAATACTTTCTGTGGGACTCCTGAGTACATGGGTAATTCAGagagtgcgcgcgcgcgcgcccgcgcgcgtgtatcatttttctatttaaaatttaaactaCACTCTCCATATgcctttccattttttatcaatttcagcgccagaaattttaaaaaggcAATTTTATGGTCAAGAAGTCGACTGGTGGTCTCTTGGTGTTTTGATGTGCTTTCTACTCACCAATCGGGTATGTAATATAAACTTATTCTTCATTATtcgtattcatatataattcaaaataatttttaaataatgaataattatgtttaaatttttaaacattaatttcattctgTCATATAACTGGTTTAAAAGCAAATCCGATCGTAAGACTCCGTGGCGCAACGGTAGCGCGTCTGACTCCAGATCAGAAGGTTGCGTGTTCAAATCACGTCGGGGTCAAaattccctcttttttttattttttatccttttacttAAGCTCACTTTATTTAATAacgcgtatatataaaaataaatttcatcgtGTAGTTTGTTGTTGaagcaattattttttacataaatttatttcaacaatACAAGTTTGCTTCGGACGTCAAGAAGGGAAATAGGAACGATTAAACAAATACGATGATAAGTTTCgcaaatattagaaatagaaacgcgtacatattttaaaaattgtctCCGATGAAATGACGTATTTTGAAatcaacaaaaattaataaataaattatatacatatatgtgtgtataatttatgtatgtatgtatatatatatatatatataaaatttgaaaatgtacGAAATGCTGAGAgaccaaaaagaaatattattattcctctTCGCCCCCGGGTGGGCTCGAACCACCAACCTTTCGGTTAACAGCCGAACGCGCTAGCCGATTGCGCCACGGAGGCGATTGAAACTCTGATTTGCTAGAATATCTTGGTATGTCCCACTTGTCTCTCGaacttattcattttcatttctttaggGAGATAAACTCTTTCATAATCTTttgcataagaaaaaaaaaaaaaaaaaaaaaaaacaaaaaacaaaaaaaaaaaaaaacaaaaaaagatatagagaatAATCCAAAAACATTGGgcaatatgaaaatataaatatttgttgcgATTTATAAGATACGTATCTTGTTTCTTAGAATACTCTGATAGAGAGTATGACCTCTCAAAGATCTCACGGTATTTCAAAAGGCAACTTGTTTTTTCTCGTTGACATTACTAAAATCGTTGATGATCGTAAGTGAagaggatgaaaagaaaaaagaaataagaaatgaaaaaatgaagaaagaatcaGTCATTTGCGTTAGGACATACTTAAATACGCTATAATTCATTCCATTTAGCCGTGCTCACTCGATTCATTGATACATCAAAGAATCTTGCGATAGATTGCAAAACTTTCTGCGCCTTGACATTTCGTCGAGTACAGCGACCTTATAGATCTTCACTGTTTATACGCCATCGACTTTTCATACGGCCTTCGATGAGTCGATGCTTTCGCGCATATTACGAATAAATGTCGCGCTCTATCGTTCTTGTCTTGCGCAAAGAAATTCTTCGTGGGAAggctacattttttttttctttaaggaaAAAGCACGGGTCTTTATTTTCACTTACGATTGGTCGTCAATTACGACTAATTCTAacttatgatattaatatccaAGTGTTAGATAAAATCTCCAAAAAGTAAATCCTCGAATATACTTTAGGTACACCATAAGAGGTACGTTCTATACAGGACAAATATCGTTGAACTTGATtactctccttcttcttttttcttttacagtggATTGGTATCAGTAACGTCATGTTTACGTGAGAGatgacagtaataataattattattattattataacgatgatgacagcaataatacaaataataatattattaataatagtggAACTGGTActaaatcgtaataataaaataatagtagtagtagtagtagtagtagtagtagtagtagtagtagtagtagtagtggtagtagtagtagtagtagtagtagtaataataataataataataataataataataataataataataataataataataataataataataattgtggAACTGCTACtagatcgtaataataataatattaatatataataataataataataataataataataataataataataataaaaataaaataataaaataataaaataataaaataataaaataataataataaagataataataaggagaagaagaatgacGCGTTAACTCTAAGAAAACAGACTCGAGAACTAATTGCTAATCTATCGGAATGGGTCTGGTTAGGTGTGGTCGAGtgttcgttcgaaaaaaaaaagaaataataaaaaggacatacacacatatatttctttatatatatatatgtatatataaaattgcgGGAGTCCCGGGATAAGGatgttgcaaaaaaaaaaaaaaagtaagaaaaaaaagaaaaagtaaagtcAGGAGAGCAGAAGAGATTCGTCCTCGCGTACCATCCATCGGAAGTAAGAGCCGTGTTGTAGTTGTCGTACGTCAGGACGAACGAGGGTGCAGCTCGGTGTAGAAAAAATTCGCCGAACCGGATCCTCAGGAAGAAGGACGACCATGTGTACTACTTCGGACTCGTTTTCGAATCGGGTCGCGATTCGTCATGTGGTCATCCTACTTCCCTGGTCcctcctttctatcttttttctattttcctcgCTAAAAAAATTCGTCTCTTGAGATATTCGAAATCGTAGCGCGCCGGGGTATATACACCCTAACACAACTGTCGATCGGATGTGTTTtgtctcgttttctcttcttgcCACCTcgtctctcgctcgctcgctcgctctctctcgctctctctctctctctctctctctctctctctctctctctctctctctctctctctatctttcgacatatacatacgttcacacacgcgcacacatcCACATTGATGCTCGCAcactctctttattttttttcttttctctttttttttcttttttctttttttttttttttttttttttttttttttttaattagtttgtaattttttttgttgtttaatatctttctttcctataaTCTTGCCCTGACATTCCGTCGTTCACACTCGGcgattcttcctctctccctcttttcctctatctTGATCGATCTTCCTTCGGGGATGGTCTCGTGCATTTCTTGCCGATCGTGTCAACGAGCGTCGTCCCTTTATGAGGCGCTCTTCTCCTCGCTGTTACTCTGGCTGCTGTTCTCCTCGCTCTTTTTGCTGGCGTTACTGCTCTGAAGGAGTGGCGGACTATTATCCTCTTGTGCcgaagaggaggatgagagaGCCTTCAACTGGGTCGACGAGTCAACGTTCGCGTCCTTTACTTCTTCAGGTTTTGGCAACAACTCTGGCTTTGATTCCTCTATCGCTTTCGACGATTTTTCCTCGGAGGAAGATTttttgtcatcgtcatcgtcctcTTCGCTGCTATTCTTAGCGTCTTCCTTTTCGACCGATTTGTCTTCTTCAGAAGAGGATTCCTTCGAGCGTTCCTTTACATCAGTGGCGATGCCAGGAGCAGCAGCAGGAGCAGCAGCAGGAGTAGGAGCATGGAGATGGAggacggcggcggcggcggcggcggcggcggctaTTTCCGATTTGGTCTCTTGTTTCAGAGATTCTTCAGTTTTTGATTTCGCCTGTTCCTCTTCCGCCGCAGAAGCGTCTCGCTTGATCTGGCTAGATTCCTCTGGCTTTGCGGCAGCGTCGGCATCACCTTGGGATTGTTTCTGTTCCTTTGCCGCTTCCTCGGATTCAGCGCTCTTAGCTTCCTTCTCGGCTTGAGGCAACGCACCCGACTTATCGTCGGCTTTAACATCTTCCTTTTGATTGCCATTTGACGAGGAAGAGCTCGCTGGTTCTATCGGTTTTTCGATCTCTGCGGCTGTACTTTCGGATGCTACGGTACCATTCTTTTCCTCAGTTTGGCTCTTCTTTTCGTCCTCTTGATCCTTGTTGCCTGCATCTTCATTAATTGGAGATTTCTCGAGTATTACAGTTGATACAAATTCCTCGGCATCGCGAGTCACACGATCTGGTTTCTCCTCGGCCTTGACCTCCTCTTTCAATGGTTCCTCGTTCTTATTGGCTTCGTTCGAATTTTCAACCGTCTTCACGGCTTCTTGAGCTTGACTTTCAACAGACGCTGGCACAGCTCCTGCCTTCAGTAAAGAACTTTCCGCTTGCTCCAcggattttttctctttttcttttggctCCTCCTCCTTCGCTGCTacatctctcttctcttggGACTCCTCGCTGGATTCGGCGCTCTTCCCTTCGGCCGGTGCTGCTTGCTCCTGAAATAATGGAACGAcgaattaataaagttaaacaCGCAATTGGTTCGGACACCGTTCcacttttccctttcttttcttttgtttcgttttattttctttttcctcgtttaGGTGCGCCTGACTTACCTTCTTCTCGGCCGCTTCAGCTGGTGCTTGTGGTTGTGCCTCGTCTGACGTAGCTTGTACGGTTTCCTTCACTTCGGACGCTGCTTCCTTCAGACTTTCATCCTCCTTCTTAACCTCTCCAGACTGTTGTTGTTGCGGTGGCTGCGGCACAACTTGTGCTTCGGCATTTTGTTCAGggaattcctttttttcgttagcTTGCTCCAATGATGCCTCGCGAGCTATCGGCTTAgattcctcttccttcttttcctgggacgaggaggaggatagAGGTTGCTGAGAATTCTCGCTTTTCGGATTTGGTAATTGAGCTTCGGCCGGAAGTTCTGCTTTAGCCTCTGCGCTTTCCACAAGAGCTGGCGCCGATGACGGTTCTGCTGGTGCGATCGAAGACGCGGCAGTATCGGAAGAGACATTGGCGGCTTCTTCGGAATTCGCGGAGGCTGCTTTTTCGAGCGGTACCACGGTCGGAGGTGCTTCTGCTTCGTGATGATTCGCCAAGGGAGCAGCCCTTGCTCCCAGCAAGCACACCATCGTTATTAGGACGAGCTTCATCATCTTGATCGATCTGCAACGAATCGCAACGTATCTCTCGTAATGATCGTCTTTATCgcgtagaaataataataaccgtGATTATAATTTCCTCTTTCACCGTTGAGAATTTTTATGACGTACGTACACGTATGTACGCTTTCAATGACAATTTCCCGATAGAGAATGATCGAGACAGtggaagaacgaaaagaaaagagaatcgaaGAGAGAGGTCGAAACATTCACGACGTTTATCGACGAATATCGATCGTAGATACTGTTCGTACAACTTCGTATGCACATATCTATACACggatataaatgtttatatgtatgatgAATGGTCAGTTAAGAACGAGAATAGTTGGGAGCTCTTTTCGCTTTTGAATGGAACGCGAAGGGTAGCGACGAGGAGTATCGGATTTGCTGATGCTGCTAACGTTGCTGGTGCAAGAATCGGCAGGAAGAAGAGGGACGGATGACATTGAGCCGAATGCATTGAATAAGGCGAGCGCGTTATGGAACTAATGACAGGATGCACGCCCCTCACGCTTGTTACGCgtatgactctctctctctctctctctctctctctctctctcgcacataCACACTCTGCGTATTTCTCCTCGCGCACGCGTTTCGCGAGCTGGCGCGTGTCTCTGAATAAAATCCTTGATCATGGCCGGAAACGGATAATCTTACGATCGAAGAAgacatcttttctttctcatcgaaAGGATGTATCGAGTGTTAGCCAATTTTAGGTATTATTTATCTTGGGTAAAGTCGAGTGTCCGGTGTGTCCCCTCGTAATAGTCAACGCGTTAACCTTCTTAACATTCAGGGAAAGCTTCCGTCGAGGAAACGACGTGCAAAAACGGAGAGGGATCATTTTCTCGAAAGTCCTTGAGAATTTACGATATACCATGCGATGTTTTATTATGGTAGATAATCATTTACTTTTGAACGGTATTGTACGGACAAGAGAGCGTGAAAACGAACGCAAATATGCCTCCCATTCAAAAGCATTAAACACACGATCGCGATGACAAAggcaatctctttctctctttctcccgtcGCGCGTGTATCatcaaattcaattttcttcgatgttaaatatatcgtaaataaaagaaaatcttgagATAATTTTGTTCGGTTCGATGAAAAGACACTTTCAAATAAACTTTGAAACGAAATGGAATGCAAACGTTCGCGATCGGAAAGAAtcgagaaagggaaagatcgCGACGGAGTATGGTACgaagagatagatggatagagagagagagagagagagagagagagacagagagacagagagagagagagaaagagagagagagagagagagagagagagagagagagagagagagagagagagagagggagagagggagggagggagggaaggacaCACAACGGTCCGTCCAGTTTTTATCTCGACTAGCTTGATTTCGCGTTTGGCAACATACGTAACAACGCCGATAGTCCGTGGCTTGCTCGCGCAACCACGAAGTTCTTACGAAGGCGATCGACTCGGAGAGATCTTTGGCAACGATCGAAGCTTACTCGTACCTACTCTTTCGAATCTTGCCAGCGTTCAGTTAGCGAGGGCGTATACGACATTCCGTAGAAAATCGTTGCTCGTCGATGAAAGGATATTTTCtcgttgtttttctctcttctatttttattaccaataatttctttcagctaataattttcgtaataattatgaaaacataaaataaataaaatctgtaTAAGTAGACTTACTGTAGTTGTAGAGTTTAAGCTATAATTCATTTCAGATCGTTCACCTTGCTTCTATGTTAAGAGTAGTATTATATGATTGATTCTACGATTGAAGGTAAATTGGAAAATGAGATTCGAGAACTGAATTCGATTATCGGATTTCGAAGGAAGAGCGttgattatttctctctctctctctctctctctctctctctctctctctctctctctttcatcataGAATCGGACAAATGCGATGCGAGCTCGCATCGGCTCgatagggagagaggaaaTGCCTGTGAAAGATGATGGACACCCATTACCTCATCAAGATCATCAGAGTTGGAATAATGGTAGCGCTTACAAAAGAAGAATGCGGGGAACGATCGAGCGATCCAACGTCAATGACGTTGACGTTcctcttgttcttctttatgCTCTTTTCCGCTTTGAATTTTGCGCAAATTTTCGAAGGATCAAAAATAGTTGACGACGTTCGATAGCATCGactttgttatcgttgtaataacgtttattatcgaaaagtaCACATTTATCATTGTTCTCAAACTTTTGCCCTTTCGTTCATTAAACGAAACGCGTTGACAAGAGGAAGTCGCGACAGGTCGTACGCCGACGTTGATTGCAATGTTAAAAGattaatgaaagagaataattagaTATCGCACGAGTtcctgagagagagagagagagagaggtaaaagtgaagaaacagaaaatgaGACGAGAGCGTTACATCGAAGCGAATGagcaagtgagagagaaaattacacAAAAGGACCGTTGAGAAATCGGCACGATTTAGACTAATTATATGTCCTGTCGATGATTTTTTTAACGCGTTTgacttactctttttcttttcttctcgctCTAATTTCGCGATTCGGGACGTAAACTACTACTCGTtgtagtttctctctcttctctttttttatctcttgtcGTTTTAAAAGAAGAGCGGCACGATTCGTGAAATCGTCAGTCGCTCATTTCGTCTTCTTGCAAAATTTCTTTCGCAAGTCTAACAATCCAACTGTAATCGCAGACTCtctcccattctctctctctctctctctctctctctctctctctctcattgtcTCTATAATTGAaagcaatatttttaatcatatttataaatattgtttcttcgattgaaaataacaCTAGAGATCACTCGAAAGATAAATCGATAGAtggaacaagagagaaagaaagagagataattaaatgagaagaaaaatgcTGTAATTGTTTAATTCGGTACTCACGTTATTTTAATCTTCCTCTATCGTCAAACTCGTTACAACGGACGTGGGGAAAAGCACCAACAAGCAACGGCAATAAGCGagtcttcttcctctttgctCCTTTGATTCGACGCGAGAAACTCCACGAGAACCGATAGAATACCGATTATATgtatctccctctttctctttatttttctctacgaTATGATTTAGCtatctaatacatatatgtatatatatatatatacatatatatatatatatatatactcgcgAATGGTCGTCGCGCGCGTGCGATAACGCTCGTTTGCAAAGTACCGTGGTGATCGGGATGAAGGTTGGGTCGTGTGTCGAGATGGAATCGTCCGGGCCTTGCTTATATACCCATTTACCCACTCGACGAGCCGACAGGATCGCGCAGGGGCCCCTCTGCTGTCCTCCTCCACGAGGGAGGGGCCCCTCTCctcttactcttttctctctctctctgtccctcttttctctttcttcactcttctcgtctcttcccttcctttgccccctccccccctctctctttctttcctccaaTGTTTCCGCGTCTTTTACTCTCCCTCCTTTCTCCCCCACATCCTCCGTCTTCGTTCCAagctttttcttccctccccCCTATCCCTCTCCTATTATACAGCGTGTTCTCCGATTCAACTTCTTTTCGTTCTACGGCCCACGCCGTCTACCAAGAGACAACCAAGATACACACCATCGTCGTagtaaatgacaaaaaaaagatcgagagaaagaacgatctCTGAAGATTTTTGTGTCTCCCTATGAATTTCTCGCTctcttctttgtcttctttttatttattaagctCATCCGGTGTGTGCGCCTGTGCTCGTGCCTCTGTccgtctcttctctttctccggtTCCTTTTGAATATTAGCTAAATTCGAGCAGTTAAGGGAAGTATCGTTTCCTCTTATGGGTCATTACGGTCTATCACGAGGACCTCCCAGTTGCTTAAACGTTATCGGTGATAACATCTCTCTTGATCTTTATCGCTTTAATATTATctcgttgaattttttttcttctttttttttttttttttatttaacagtCGCAAACCTGAACAGGTATCGGGAATAGAaatattgcttttattttaatcaacaCGGAGAACTTTGTCTCGATCGATGgacatttcttcttatttatgaTCGATTCAAAtcgatagatttttttctttcaattttttttttccagtgTTCTATTTCATCGATCTACATACCTATTCACCTTTTACATAAGTCTCCGACAAAGTTCCGTTCCGTTCTTTCGAATCGAAACGAACGGACGTGGTCTGTCACATCTATGCATCCGCGTACGTGCGTACTTGGACGCGCGTATACATCGTCCGGAAAGTCTGCTCGTCGTACAGGAAAGCTCGTAAAAATTTTCTGGAGCCAATGTAAATTTGACCGGACGAGTTGTCGACGCGTTGTCGACGAGTATCGACGAGCCTTCGACGATGACGTGATTCATCGTCGAAGAAGGGTTCTCATCCTCTGCGCTTGCACGCACGTGTCATAATTTACGCATACGCCCTCGATTTGCGAGTTACACGCGCGTGTGCGCCCGCGTGTCGTGTCATTATGTAAACATCCAGTGAACGCGTGCGTAGAGCAAAATCTTTCGCTCGAATCGTTCCATGCAAAATGAACTATCAACCatctgcttttttctttttttcctttttaacagACAAGTTGGCATTTTTGTTCGTaagttctttttatctttcggtaagaaaaacaaagagaaaaaaaaaaagaaaatatttttacgcaCGGACGAATTCCTTCCTACGATAATCATGAAAATATCGTATCGAGTTCTGATAAATTCGtgcttttaaatattaacctTTAACGCGTGCCTTTCGCGTAATTTTCTCATAAACTTTGATTTTGCGCGTTCGTCCTAGGATATCTTCCACTGGGAGGTCTATCCTACGCGTACCTATTGTAAAATGAGAATCCAAAAGATTTTacttaaaataacaattttatcgaaatatatatacgtattctatctttatgtattctacatatatatgtaggataCATGTATGTGTTTTCCTTCGGGCGAAGGTCGATCGAAATCGACGATACCATGGGTCTCATCGACGGTCAAAATGTACCTATACGGAttgacttttctctctctctctctctctctctctctctctctctctctctctctttctctcttatggGTTGAGAATCCGCTCGGAGAGTAACCTCTCTCTTCGAATTCCTCGAGAACGAGAGGCTAAAAGAGAggttcgtgtgtgtgtgtgtgtgtttttatgTACCTAACAAAGCTATGCATGATTTATCGAGCGAGCTATTACCTTTTTGGAGACGCATCGCTAACACATCTACGTTGATAggatattttctatcttctaaGCATTGCTAATTCGTTGTACATTTCGATACGTCGTGATAATTAACGACGAGACacgagtatataaatattgtaggCTATTCATTATCGTAGACTGCTAGTATTTTTCTAATCCTACCTCCTCCAAATTAATGCTTTTGAAATTCTGCGGTTATTTCATTTCTGTTATATCGCCGATAGAATCCACTTGGAGATTTGGACGCATCGGAAGATGTCATTTCTGCGATGCCATATCGAAGGCATTACTAAGAAAAGTCTATCGTTAAAGAAAATCACATTTCCTGTGTCGAAATTGTACATTCCTCCCTTGATCTTACGCCTGTCTATTGGACTATAAAACTGACTAGTATTACCAAGAAACGTTTGTGAGCTAAGAATAGACTTTAAGTTTGCCCGAGGGAAAgacttcctctttttcccctttcatcatcatcatcatcgtcatcttcttcttcttcttcttcttcttcttcttcttcttcttcttcttcttcttctgtttctttatcCATATTCTTCGCGAATCCCTTTTCTTCCTGGTTCTGCTTTCAGCTTGTTTCGAGTAAACGCTTTACAACCGGCGATTGCTAACCGTTACGTACCGTTAGAGACGTCGCCATAATCCATATCGACTACTCGCTAtaatatgtgcgtgtgtatatatatatatatatatatatatatatttcttttttgtctctttttgcTCATAGTCGATCGTATCCTATCGAAAACCTCGAGgttgaaagaaaatgacagacgcgaaaagaatgaaaaaaggaaaaagaaaaggaaagagtgaTCTCTAACGATCGAAGATTGGTAAAATactataaatagatatagttTGCGTCCTCGCAATCTAGAGTTACATAAAGGTGACTCGAGCTAGTTTGCGCTTAATTAGCGGAAAATCGATCGGCCATGGCACTTTTCGTTTCCTTATCCtcgtacttttctctctttcttaaataCGATGTTTCGCAGTATTCCATGATCAGCATCAAGGCCGAAAGAGCTCAACGAGCCCcgttaacgaaataaaaagtttaacgCGCGTGAAAAGGAAAcgtgttgtcgtcgtcgtcgccgtcgtcgtcgtcgcctccgtcgtcgccgccgccgtcgtcgccgccgtcgtcgtcatcgtcgttgtcgtcgtcgtgtcACGTCGCGGCGAGATGTAATTCTTGGAAACAATAATTAGCTATGCTTAAGAAGCGAACGAGAGCTCCAAGATATCCGAGTTTTTTGttcaaatgtttaataaaaatatttactcttTTCGCGATCGAGATCTTCATTTCAAGGATCGACGGAAACGTATCGTGGAAATCTAGTAAATGAATAATCGACGCGTAAgaatcttttttccctctcattatcatttttttttcatttccgcTTGAAATAACGAGAATGTTAGGAAATTtacagaaattaaatttattttccttatgtAGAACCATTTAGTTGGCTCGTGaacgttataatatattataatatatc from Vespa velutina chromosome 18, iVesVel2.1, whole genome shotgun sequence includes these protein-coding regions:
- the LOC124955304 gene encoding serine/threonine-protein kinase S6KL-like isoform X3, which translates into the protein MGNSNVKKKYHDHQKYASQYSLIDIIGGSCAGSTRSFQVEIKSWSRSSYRSSSKTAWPIPRSEAIFLPEFKVRKMTLNTEYSFLDVIAKGAYGRVYKVQSRENRQVFALKVISKAKIITENAVTQAKQEVAIQRMVGHHPFIVNSTHRWQSSKTLYIYFLHNAGVVHRDLKATNILLDEEGHAMIIDFGLSKWLHRTQRTNTFCGTPEYMAPEILKRQFYGQEVDWWSLGVLMCFLLTNRYPSNVPCELFSDRIEQNSPVPPGTLPAGTNLSHAATDLLKRLLQPDPLLRLRSILTLQTLAFYMGYSVQSYMYKKESPFKLLGRSKEPMKNSLNAQMRFDFADFDSFVVRDRC
- the LOC124955304 gene encoding serine/threonine-protein kinase S6KL-like isoform X1 — its product is MGNSNVKKKYHDHQKYASQYSLIDIIGGSCAGSTRSFQVEIKSWSRSSYRSSSKTAWPIPRSEAIFLPEFKVRKMTLNTEYSFLDVIAKGAYGRVYKVQSRENRQVFALKVISKAKIITENAVTQAKQEVAIQRMVGHHPFIVNSTHRWQSSKTLYILTDYMCGGELFSLVEKYGCLPEQVVRIYVAEVALAIDFLHNAGVVHRDLKATNILLDEEGHAMIIDFGLSKWLHRTQRTNTFCGTPEYMAPEILKRQFYGQEVDWWSLGVLMCFLLTNRYPSNVPCELFSDRIEQNSPVPPGTLPAGTNLSHAATDLLKRLLQPDPLLRLRSILTLQTLAFYMGYSVQSYMYKKESPFKLLGRSKEPMKNSLNAQMRFDFADFDSFVVRDRC
- the LOC124955304 gene encoding ribosomal protein S6 kinase-related protein-like isoform X2, whose translation is MGNSNVKKKYHDHQKYASQYSLIDIIGGSCAGSTRSFQVEIKSWSRSSYRSSSKTAWPIPRSEAIFLPEFKVRKMTLNTEYSFLDVIAKGAYGRVYKVQSRENRQVFALKVISKAKIITENAVTQAKQEVAIQRMVGHHPFIVNSTHRWQSSKTLYILTDYMCGGELFSLVEKYGCLPEQVVRIYVAEVALAIDFLHNAGVVHRDLKATNILLDEEGHAMIIDFGLSKWLHRTQRTNTFCGTPEYMGNSESARARARARVSFFYLKFKLHSPYAFPFFINFSARNFKKAILWSRSRLVVSWCFDVLSTHQSESGTLNPSRTTSLSRTLRAAVLGMEAYSNAMLFHCGTEGKGKRG
- the LOC124955302 gene encoding neurofilament heavy polypeptide-like, yielding MMKLVLITMVCLLGARAAPLANHHEAEAPPTVVPLEKAASANSEEAANVSSDTAASSIAPAEPSSAPALVESAEAKAELPAEAQLPNPKSENSQQPLSSSSSQEKKEEESKPIAREASLEQANEKKEFPEQNAEAQVVPQPPQQQQSGEVKKEDESLKEAASEVKETVQATSDEAQPQAPAEAAEKKEQAAPAEGKSAESSEESQEKRDVAAKEEEPKEKEKKSVEQAESSLLKAGAVPASVESQAQEAVKTVENSNEANKNEEPLKEEVKAEEKPDRVTRDAEEFVSTVILEKSPINEDAGNKDQEDEKKSQTEEKNGTVASESTAAEIEKPIEPASSSSSNGNQKEDVKADDKSGALPQAEKEAKSAESEEAAKEQKQSQGDADAAAKPEESSQIKRDASAAEEEQAKSKTEESLKQETKSEIAAAAAAAAAVLHLHAPTPAAAPAAAPGIATDVKERSKESSSEEDKSVEKEDAKNSSEEDDDDDKKSSSEEKSSKAIEESKPELLPKPEEVKDANVDSSTQLKALSSSSSAQEDNSPPLLQSSNASKKSEENSSQSNSEEKSAS